GTTGCCATTCCTGCAATGCTATTCTTGTTCGCGCCAAAGTATACACACTCAAGATTTTGGTTTCTTGCTACAGGTAAGGTAACAGTGAATTGATCTAATGCATCTAAACTTATTAACCTTAAAAAAACTCTTATTTAATTGGTATCTCTGTGCAGGCTTTTACCTTCTGGCAAGATTCGAAGGCCTTGCCGACAGAAAGGTTTACAGTGTGAATAGATATTTCATTAGCGGTCATTCCTTGGAGCACCTTTGCTTCGCCATGGTTACATTGATACTTACTGTGATGCTATCCTTCAGAAATATTAAGATCACCAGGTACCAATCAACTGATGTTAGTCACATTTCGTTTCTCTGAAGAGCTGCTTTCTTGAATCACTCTGGTCAGTTTGATTTGGTAGTTTGTTAGGTTTGTTACTCGCAAAGGTGTTTGGTCCTCTGTAAAGTAGATAGTAATATGCTAGTAGTGGCTTAGTGCCAATTGCTTCTGTAGTTAATTGCGCTCGACAAATCATATGAATAAAACGCAAGCTACAAGGTTTGGATTAATCTACCATTATGTGTCTTCTCGGCAGGGACTCGTGACTACAACTCCACCATTGCTTGTTTGTAACAAATGGCAAATTTCCTGTCAGAATTTCTATGTTCGGAAGGGCCCCTCCAGAGTCCGGAAGCACCTGAAGAAACATAAATAGGTGATCTATGTATCCTATCTTTCCACTACCTGGGTGACTGACGCCCTCCATCCCTGGGCGGCATAGACAAGTCCTGTGAGATTATTTCAATGTGTGTTCATGTCGTGAGTTATTTGTGTTTGGAGCTTGTTAACTGGACCAGCAGAAACATTGGACGACTATATTGCAATTTATACAGATTTCAGCTGTCAAAAAACCATAGATTTGTTGCTCATCATAGTTTGCCGCTGATTGTTTGAGGTTTGCTCAGTTGATTTCCCTCGAAAAAGGGGACTGTACATTTGTACTTCGCTAGTACTGGCTAACAAGAAGAAATCTTGCTCCACCAGCTGGAGCAGTATTGAGGGATACAAACGGAAAATTTATTGCGGGAGGGAACTGGAATATTGATGTGTGCGCAAATGTTCTTTCTGCAGAGGACATGGCTCTTCGGGTATGGCttgattttttaattttttgaaagGAACATATGTTATTCAATTACGAAGACCTGGTTAAATCATCAGCTACAACGTTCGTTACAATCTCAGGAAAATGACCGAACCAAATTTCCAAACTGCCATTCCCTAAGCTTCATATGCAGCTAAGACAAGTGTTGCATTTTTACAGGACCTTGGACATACATAAAGATTAACATTACCAAAAGCaacttttattttgaaatttAATCTCCTGCAACAAGGCTTCCAGTGGTGCTAGATCATAGTTCTGGCTTGAGATCGTTTGCTTCAGTGCCATGGAGTTCATTTCAAACATGACTTGGGTACACCCCATGTTGGTTGATGCATTAAGCGCGTTTAGTAGTGACAGTGTCTCAGCATGAAGGGCATCAGAGATATGTTCCAGACTTCCTGCACCTGCAGTAATGAGCATTCCGCAATCATTTCTTATGGTAAAGCCCCACCCGCCTGAATGTGTTCATGAAATGCACATTTTTAATAACTCACTTGCCCGAGGAGTTCATTTTTTAGGTGCTTTTCTACTTTTGAGTTGTTCTCGCTGCTTGACATTTCTGTATTCATAAGTGTGGTGAAGATAATATATCATCTGAGGATTTGATTTTATCTCCGGCATGGCTTGATTCTTGTGTTGATTGGATAAGTGCCTAGTCTATTCGGTGTAACAGGCCGGTGATCAGTTCCGACAATGTTGAAGCCATTGAGACAATGATAGCTGGAGGCAGATCTTTGGGAGTAGCTGCAGCAATCTTCCCACAATTGTTATTACCTCGTTTGTGAATTCCCGCAAACTATCTTGGACATTGTTATAGAGAAGCAAATTATGTTGCGATTTTATAGTACTACAGTAGGTTTGAAGAGTTTCCGAATGAACCTCTCTAGTATGCCAAAAACGCTTTCATAttatgaaacggagggagtagtaactatTGTCAAAAGCTAATAATAAAGGGGTGATGATTTGATTAAAAAAACAAGAAATCTTCCCAAATGGTTTCGCTacgctgactggtgggacccagtGCCAGATGCGCCGTTTCCTCCGAGCAACCGATTCTCGTCGATGCCAcctgcagcgccgccgcctcctctccgtCGTCGCTGGCGGCGACCAACCGATCCGCGACCTCCCGCCGACCACCTGCGCTGTCCCATGGAACCGCCTCCTCCGCGCCCACATCTGCCGCTCCCGTCCGGACCTCGCGCTCGCGCTCTACCGCCGCATGCGCGCGCTCTCCCCCACGCTCCCCAACTCCTACACACTCCCCCTCGCCCTCCGCGCGGCGACCTCCCCAATCGCGTCCGCCATCCACGCACACGCCCTCCACCTTGGCCTGCACGCCCACCCGGACGTCGCCGGGCAGCTCCTCGCCGCCTATGCCAGGCACGGCCGCGCCGATGAGGCCCACCACGTGTTCGACGCAATGCCGTCGAAGAGGGCCACCATGTCATGGAACACGCTCATCTCCGCGTACTCGGTCTGCTGCGACCCCAACAATGCAATGGCTACGTTTGCGCGCATGGCCGCTGCTGGCGAGGCGCTCCCCGACGCCGTGACTTGGACGACGCTGCTCTCGGCGCACGCGAGGTGCGGTAAGCACCCGGTGGTTCTTGAACTGTTCGGAGACATGCACCGCAGCGGATGCGAAGGTAACGCCGAGTCCGTGGCTGTGGCGCTCTCCGCGTGCCCTTATGCCGGCGACCTCGCATTGGCGAAAGGGAGGGCGATACATGGCTACGGCGTCGCGAAGGGCGTCGTGCGTGGCTACCTGTTCGTGACGAACTCCCTGGTGTGCATGTACGGCAAGCTGGGGAAGATGGACGACGCCCGGGAGGTTTTCCGGGAAGCCGGGGAGAGGAACACCGTGACATGGAACGCCCTCATCACCAGCTACGCTGCTGCTGGGATGTGCGACGAAGCGTTGAACGTGCTCGTCCGGATGGAGCAGCGAGGCGGCATGGTTGCTCCCAATGTGATGAGCTGGAGCGCTGTCATCGGCGGCTTCGCGTCGTCCGGGGACAATGAGCGCGCACTGGAGCTGTTCCGGCGGATGCAACAGCAATGGCTTTCGCCGAACGTGGTGACCTTAGCTACCGTTCTCTCAGCCTGCACCGAGCAGCTGGCGGTGCGGCTGGGTCGGGAGGTCCATGCCGATGCGATCAGATCCATGGTCGACCGGCACTCGCTCGTCGCGAACGGGCTCATCAACATGTACGCCAAGTGCGGGAGAGTCGCCGACGCACGCACGGTGTTCGACGGTATGAAGAGCAGGGACCTGGTCTCCTGGAACTCTATGTTGGCCGGCTATGGGATGCACGGCCTGTGCGACGACGCCCTGGCAGTGTTCACAGACATGGCAGAAGCTAAGGTCGATCCTGACGGTGTCACCTTCGTCGCCGTTCTGTCCGCGTGTAGCCACGCAGGGCGGGTGTCCGAGGGCCGCCGTCTGTTCGATCAGATGATACTGGAGCACAAGATTTCCCCATCCATGGAGCACTACACGTGCATGGTAGACCTCCTGGGGCGGGCTGGCTTGCTCAAGGAGGCGTCCGAGTTCATCGAGACGATGCCGATGGGAGCCGACCTGTGCGTGTGGGGCGCGCTGCTCAACTCCTGCAGGATCCATGGGGACGCAGCAATGGCCGAAGCCACCATAGCGAAGGCTCTGCAGgccggcgtggtgaccaccggCAACCACACGCTGATCACGAACCTGTACGCCGCGTGCGGGATGTGGGACGACTCCAAGAGGGTGAGGGTGATGACGAGGGAGGCCGGCTTGAGGAAGAACCCGGGGCAGAGCTGGGTTGAGGTGAAGAACAAGGTGTTTGCCTTCATGGCCGGCAGCGTCCCGCCGTCGATGCCCAGAGCTGAGGACGTCTTCAGAGTGCTCGACGATTTGTATCGCGAAATGGATGACCAGAGACGCGCCATAGAGGAGGATCACATTGTAAACGTTTGATAGAAGAGAAAGCTTTTGCAGATAGATGTATCTCGTACAGCAGGCAAACAGAGTGAGAGATACTGAAGAACTTGGGCGAGCTGCAGAGTGTTCAGAGTGGAACTTGTGAGCCGAAGAAGAGCCTGAGGGTCCTGCAGATCTCGGTGGGCTCTGCCATGGCGCCGTTGCCGTAGTCCCCGCAGGCGAGCCGCTTGGTCACCGGAGGGATGAGGGAGACGCCGAGGCCGGCGACGACGTCAAGGTGTCGCCTAGTGAAGGGGTTGTCCCACATGAAGGTGTTCATGGCCGGCGCGACGTAGATGGGCTTGCTGTAGTCCCACGCGCGCACCACGCACGTCAGGAGGTTGTCGCACAGCCCGCCGGCGATCTGAGCGCGGCGGATCGAGAGAAAAAAGTGGTCAAAACAGAGCAGCAACGGAACTCCGCATGACTCGGTGTTCAGCTGTTCACGGTATTGCCTACCTTGGCCAGGGTGTTGGCCGAGAGCGGCGCGATGAGCATGGCGTCGGCCCACTTGCGCAGCTCGATGTGCAGGACCTCGTCGCCGATCCTCCGCCAGGTGGACCACTCGTCGGCGTCGGTGAGGAGGGCGACGCCGCTCGGGAAGGACTCCCTGTCGATGAAGTGCAGGGACGAGGCCGTCGCCACCGCCCGGACGTCGGCCCACTCGGCGAGGCTCCGGCAGAGGATCTCGAACTTGATCGCCGCCACGCTGCCGGAGGCGGCGACCAGGACGCGGGGCCTCCGAGGCCGGGCGGCGCCGGCGCCCGGCGACGGCTGCTCTTGCGTGGCCATTGCACTTGTGAATTACGATGGCTCTACGTGTTGGAAATGAAAAGGCAACTCTCTGAAATCACTGAAGGGAGATGGGAAGTAATTGCGGCACTCACACCTCTAGATCGCAAACTCAGCAGGAGGGGGACAAGAAAGGCCGGTGTTAGCTGGAGAAACAAACAGCAGTAAATTGCGCCAGCGATCCAGagcgcagcagcagcagcaacaggcACAGCATCGCATCGAGACGCATTCACCAGTCACCACCCAAGGACAACACATTTTCATTCGGATCTGCCCAGTTCAGATCTTATTAAAAGCCATGACTCAAGAGTTcaaggcgcaggggggaggcccgaGAGCTCGACGAGCACGATCGCACTGTCCATGGTTTCAACACGCACTGTCCATGGTTTCAACACAGACAAGTTCTCCAAGGGACAAATTCAGTTTCTGGTTCCTGGAGTCTTAGACCGACGACGACGATGACAATCAATGCAATCGCCTTGTCTGCTCTCTCGCTGCCTACATGCTGTCCGAGATCGACCTCAGCTTCCCGTCACGACGCCAGAAAGCGTTGTCCTTCTTCTCCACGGCCAGCAGTTCCTCGAAGGCGGTATCGCGCACCCCTTTGGCGAAGGCTCCTTCACGGATTCTCTTCTCCGCTTCATCGTTGCTCTCCTCCATCTGCCACGACGAAAGGTTTGGTGTCAAAACACCTGGCAGTTCATATCACGGGGCAAAGGTGCTTGCTTGTGAGCAGAACAGAAGCGCGTTACCAGTTTGTAGCACGATGACAGCTGAAGCTGCTCATGGAGATTATGGTAAATGCTGGCATCTTTCTTTAGTCTTTCATATTCAAATTCCAACTTATCCACCTACAGCAATGCCCAAGGGTATAAAAAAGGCTGAAGTCGGCACAACATTGCATCTTCGAATGTTAACAGCATTTCTTAGTTGATGTCGGTAtgtatttatttttctctaatgCCTCACCTGTTGACATAGGCGAAGGTGGTCATGTGAAGACCTACCATTACGACTGTTAGATAACATGGCCTTCCTTATTGTGATGCTTCTTCGGGTGTTCTCAGACCTGAGACGCACAACACATTACTGAGAGTTTGTACAACATGTGGGGTATGCATGTCTGAACTCTGAAGGGTAAAGCTGAATGCAAATAGTCACATACTTTTGTAGTAGTTCGTCCCTCGCATCTACAAGAGTGCTAAGAAACTCATGGACCTGAAAAAACAAGGTAGAGGTACATGGAGAAATTGGTAAAAGGCACGAAGCCGTGAAGATAACAAAATATATACTGTTTTCGGCTGCAAACTTGCTTTGGACAAACCCTCCAATACAGGTATGGTCCATGGTGATCTAACCAAATAAAGGTAAATCTTTAATCATATAAACACTGAACACCTTAAATTCTCATAAAAACACTAATTAGACGCACAGATTCTACTCTGCCCCAGTTAAACTGCACAATAACTCCACACCGGTGCACAATTTAGCTATGGAAGTTCACAGAACCACCAAAAATTATGTTCCTCTTTTAGAACGCACTCAAATCACACCAACCTCCACATTCAAATCAATTGAAGATGCAAAGCAGAACCGAAGAAAATAGTGTACAACCTGGTGAAAGAATTCTTCAATACCACCAAAAGCCCCAAACAACCGACGATACTCCTCGGTGATCCTTTGTTTCATTGGACCACTCAACCGGGGGAGGAGCAAGGTGTTCGGTGTTGGCCCCTTTTCCTCCTCAACAGCCCCCAACTTAGCTGTGCGATCCATGCCCTCCTGCTTCCTCCTCGGGTTTTTTCTCTTCTTCCCACCGCCACCAGCAAGTGGCAATGATGGTTGGGGTGATTGAGGTGGGACCTGACGGGACAGGATGACACTAATAGCAAGGAGGACGAGATGGGAAACCCGCATGGTTGTAGATCTGTCGCGGAAGGTTTGCGGCGAAACCCTCAATCGCAAGAGCAACATAAAGCTAGATCTAGATTTACTTTCCACATAAAAATGACTTATTTTGTATTCTAGTGGGGGTCACGGGTTATCACTTTGCTTGCGGCGTGTTTGcgtaagagcaactctagcagatgCCGGAAATCCGCCCTCCCCACAAAATAAGCACCGATATACGGTACCGGATGAAAAAGGGTCCCGAACAGGTATTGTATATTGGCCGGACTCGTATATTTTTGGCGGCGGGCTCTAAAAATCAGCCCGCACCCGCCAaattccccctccccctcctcggTTTTGCCGCCAGGTCACTCCCTCTCCCCCCCCCAACAATCAACACCATGGAGTCGCATCAGCCCCCGCCCTGCGTTTCCAAGCGCCGGCGGCCCAATCGGCACCTCCTCGTCCCCTCGTCGCTCCCGCGTCCGTGTTACCCACCGCCGCACTTATTCCTTCCGCCGCCAATGTGAAGTGGAAGCGGCAGGGCAATCACGTCGTCCATGGAGCCGGGGCTGCCGCCGCGGCCCAATCGGCGCCGCCTCACCTGTATAACGTTTTTGTGGGTCAGGATAGCGcatctgctagagttgctctaaaaGATGGAGGATTTCACGCTAGACGTTTCATTTTGGAACTCCTTCCCTTTCTGTGAACTTCCTAAGTCAATAGAGCTATTGATGTCATTAATAGCATTCCCGAATCGCACCACCAGTTGACTGAGAAAACAGATGCATCATTCTCAATCAGTATGTCCTAATCTCTTCTAGCCACTTCCTCCATCCGGGACTAACCCCCTCCCCCAGCCCCCGCACCACCATGTATTTTGGGACAAATTTTGACTATCTATATCACTAACAAAATATGATTTATATGCTACAAAAAGTATGCCATTAGATTCGTATACGAAAGAGAATTCCCACCGTATGTTTTTGTGACATATAATTTATGTTTTAGTATTAGTTAAATTCATGGTCAAAGTTATGAGGGGGGCTAATAAACCCAGACGAAGGAAATAATATGTAATTAAGAGCGTATAATCAGGTCTGACCTACCACAAGGCAGGAATGGGGCACTTGCCCCGCTTTCTCTCTTTCAAATTGCAACTATGTAACTGAGCTTTGGGGGGAAGGTATATTTTATGGTAAATTACCACTAAGGAAAGTTATAACTATATCAAAGTCCATCAAAATGGAAAAAATCTTTTTTTTTGTCTACTGTATTGAGCCTCTGACAATCAAGTTGTGTATACACTATACAGCCCTCCAAATCAAAGAAATAAAACTGTGAGTTGAGGTTGTTTATTAGGAAGAGAACACTTTGTTAGAATAGTTCCATATGTGAACACTGGCACACAACAAGGATATACTAGGTTTTCATTTTGAGTATGATTAAACTAAACATATCAAAGCAACAAAACCACTGATTCCCTGCTAATGCAGTTACTCAAATGGTGCCAGGCTGTAATTACAAAAGGATGTCAGCATTATGTGCCACAGTTACTAACAAAAGCCCAATTTGACGGTGATGACAATTAACCACTAGTAAAACTGGACCCATTTTTTTTGGAATGGGTTTCAGTGTCATTGGAGTAGCATCGTAAAATCCATAATAATTTAACTATCATTGGCGGTAAAAATTCAAGTCAAAGCATTTAGCAGAACCAACAACACACCGACATCCCGTCGCAGATGGACTAATGAAGCATGCACCTACCTAGCAATGGGAGCCCATTTGGTAtcttactccctccattccaaattaTTTGAATCTAATTTTGCCCTATGTCAATCTTCTTTATATTTGACCAAGTCTATAGACAAATGTGGTAATATCTATAACATTGAACATATATAGTATGTAAACATGTtttatgatgaatctaatgaaaCTAATTTGGTGTTGTGGATGTTAATATAGTTGTCCATAGACTTAAGTCAAACTTCCTTGGAACAGAGAGAACATAGAACTTCAAGTAATTTGGAATGGAGAGGAGTACTTCTCTAATCAAGCCGTTAAACTCCAATACTAGCTTGCAATCGAAACAAACACCAATTCTAGACTAGACATTAGTAGGGGCTATCTGCGTTCGCAGTTGTTGGGGCCACCAAACCAATCCCACAATTGGTAGCACAGCAAAACCTGTCATTGGAGCAGAGCAGGGATCCTACGCTCAGCACATTAGTGCAAGGAAGCTAATAAGGATGCCGAGAAGGGTTGCATTGCATAGGGCGCACCCACCAACCTGGTCAATGGTGAGGGACTGGACCTGGCTGGCCCGCGCGAGCTCGTCGTACCGCGCGGTGATCCGCCGCTGCAGCGCGCCGGCCACCGAAGCGAGCGGGAACCGGGGCCGCGGCGGCAGCGCGTCGTGGCTAACGCCGCCCGCCGCCTGCGAGGCGGCCCCGTCGCCGccctgcttctgctgctgcttccgcctcgccctccgccgccgcctcttgTCCTCTCCGCCCTCGTCCTCCTCGGCCGGCGCGCTCGGCTCGAGCGCCGCGGCCGCCGGCTCGGGCGGCGTTAGCCGGGGCCTccggaggcggtggcggcggttcAGGTGGAGGGCAATGAGGAGCGCcgccggcggggcggcgaggaGCACGAGGAGGATGAGGAGTAGCGCTGCGAGGGCTAGCGGCAAGTCCATCGCCGGCGAGGGCTCGTCATCCCCAGCCGGGTCTGGACCCTAGACTCACTGGCTCTCGAATTAGTACTAGTATTTTCGTGCTTGGGAAGTGGGAAGTGGGGTGCGAGGTATGCGAGGAAGAAGTGATGGGTTTGAAGTCTCCGGGCGGCAGAGCCAGAGCGCCTGCTCGCTCAGCT
The Aegilops tauschii subsp. strangulata cultivar AL8/78 chromosome 3, Aet v6.0, whole genome shotgun sequence genome window above contains:
- the LOC109776677 gene encoding uncharacterized protein isoform X1, whose translation is MDLPLALAALLLILLVLLAAPPAALLIALHLNRRHRLRRPRLTPPEPAAAALEPSAPAEEDEGGEDKRRRRRARRKQQQKQGGDGAASQAAGGVSHDALPPRPRFPLASVAGALQRRITARYDELARASQVQSLTIDQVHEFLSTLVDARDELLQKSENTRRSITIRKAMLSNSRNGRSSHDHLRLCQQVDKLEFEYERLKKDASIYHNLHEQLQLSSCYKLMEESNDEAEKRIREGAFAKGVRDTAFEELLAVEKKDNAFWRRDGKLRSISDSM
- the LOC109776676 gene encoding putative pentatricopeptide repeat-containing protein At1g17630; this encodes MRRFLRATDSRRCHLQRRRLLSVVAGGDQPIRDLPPTTCAVPWNRLLRAHICRSRPDLALALYRRMRALSPTLPNSYTLPLALRAATSPIASAIHAHALHLGLHAHPDVAGQLLAAYARHGRADEAHHVFDAMPSKRATMSWNTLISAYSVCCDPNNAMATFARMAAAGEALPDAVTWTTLLSAHARCGKHPVVLELFGDMHRSGCEGNAESVAVALSACPYAGDLALAKGRAIHGYGVAKGVVRGYLFVTNSLVCMYGKLGKMDDAREVFREAGERNTVTWNALITSYAAAGMCDEALNVLVRMEQRGGMVAPNVMSWSAVIGGFASSGDNERALELFRRMQQQWLSPNVVTLATVLSACTEQLAVRLGREVHADAIRSMVDRHSLVANGLINMYAKCGRVADARTVFDGMKSRDLVSWNSMLAGYGMHGLCDDALAVFTDMAEAKVDPDGVTFVAVLSACSHAGRVSEGRRLFDQMILEHKISPSMEHYTCMVDLLGRAGLLKEASEFIETMPMGADLCVWGALLNSCRIHGDAAMAEATIAKALQAGVVTTGNHTLITNLYAACGMWDDSKRVRVMTREAGLRKNPGQSWVEVKNKVFAFMAGSVPPSMPRAEDVFRVLDDLYREMDDQRRAIEEDHIVNV
- the LOC109776678 gene encoding phosphopantothenoylcysteine decarboxylase; translation: MATQEQPSPGAGAARPRRPRVLVAASGSVAAIKFEILCRSLAEWADVRAVATASSLHFIDRESFPSGVALLTDADEWSTWRRIGDEVLHIELRKWADAMLIAPLSANTLAKIAGGLCDNLLTCVVRAWDYSKPIYVAPAMNTFMWDNPFTRRHLDVVAGLGVSLIPPVTKRLACGDYGNGAMAEPTEICRTLRLFFGSQVPL
- the LOC109776677 gene encoding uncharacterized protein isoform X2 — encoded protein: MLLLRLRVSPQTFRDRSTTMRVSHLVLLAISVILSRQVPPQSPQPSLPLAGGGGKKRKNPRRKQEGMDRTAKLGAVEEEKGPTPNTLLLPRLSGPMKQRITEEYRRLFGAFGGIEEFFHQVHEFLSTLVDARDELLQKSENTRRSITIRKAMLSNSRNGRSSHDHLRLCQQVDKLEFEYERLKKDASIYHNLHEQLQLSSCYKLMEESNDEAEKRIREGAFAKGVRDTAFEELLAVEKKDNAFWRRDGKLRSISDSM